The following coding sequences lie in one Crassostrea angulata isolate pt1a10 chromosome 10, ASM2561291v2, whole genome shotgun sequence genomic window:
- the LOC128167558 gene encoding meiosis-specific with OB domain-containing protein-like: protein MAWSGSQYQQLSASADVMHRKNRSIAQCPSNNFGMSYNSGKSNHDYSRTNQQQRSNGDAIKIQDVNQASSNVTIVGIIIAKESPKSIISKKNPGTERHLVSFVVRDSPAGFVAVTCWGSERYIAEISNIYHTGDIVQLSNFQVLMKATDGSEEKFRPYTPLPFSFSLSENHSSITSYDGTDVDIYQPLLHLPTKASNDYYSLEDIVANGQGLSGEHINILAILKKVGAVKDITTKTGRQTQRCELTLMDEGMAAFPFIIWDKEAASMATTWTPYRTVLFVADARMSFDNYRSCMVATSDSKTIFTVNPDTQEAHSLYQYAQQCDSAEEPEDDSKSDPPLEKITDKYTVSDVKSLMDNYQEHWKPTAHGVSCLYLSQFNTDTEDSNTVISYKCDKCKHPLTEKNGYLCSNVDCCDGTLSLFETSDPPELDRAELEYRIPVSLTDHTGSLEHCYLYGSVAEHLMGIKVENFLKMDLENRTRIKWRFLMERCKVYFKVYRSNKDGGRAVIQIMSCSLAHPQDIISL from the exons ATGGCATGGTCAGGATCTCAGTACCAGCAGCTCTCAGCCTCGGCAGATGTCATGCATCGGAAAAACAGATCTATAGCTCAGTGTCCGAGCAACAATTTTGGAATGTCATACAATTCAGGAAAGTCAAATCATGATTATTCCAGGACAAATCAACAACAAAGATCGAATGGAGATGCAATCAAAATTCAGGATGTCAATCAAGCCTCGTCAAATGTT ACCATTGTTGGAATTATAATTGCAAAAGAATCTCCAAAATCAATCATCTCCAAAAAGA ATCCAGGCACAGAGCGCCACCTGGTGAGCTTTGTTGTGAGGGATTCTCCTGCAGGGTTTGTGGCAGTCACCTGTTGGGGATCAGAGAGGTACATAGCAGAAATATCCAACATCTACCATACAGGAGACATAG TCCAGCTGTCCAACTTCCAGGTGTTGATGAAAGCCACAGATGGAAGTGAAGAAAAATTTAGACCATACACTCCTTT ACCATTTAGTTTTTCTCTGAGTGAAAACCATTCCTCCATCACTTCGTATGATGGAACTGATGTGGATATTTACCAACCCTTGCTTCATCTCCCAACAAAAGCCAGCAATGACTACTACAGTCTGGAGGACATTGTGGCTAATGGACAGGGACTCAGTGGAGAACACATCAATATACTGGCCATCCTGAAAAAG GTTGGTGCAGTGAAGGATATAACCACAAAGACAGGCAGACAGACCCAAAGATGTGAACTGACTCTGATGGATGAAGGAATGGCCGCCTTCCCATTTATCAT ATGGGACAAAGAAGCTGCTTCCATGGCTACCACTTGGACACCATATAGAACAG TGTTGTTTGTGGCAGATGCTAGGATGTCCTTTGACAACTACCGATCTTGTATGGTAGCTACTTCTGATTCCAAAACAATCTTCACAGTCAATCCAG ATACACAAGAAGCACACAGTCTCTATCAGTACGCCCAGCAGTGCGACTCCGCAGAGGAACCAGAGGATGATTCCAAGTCAGACCCACCCT TGGAAAAAATAACGGACAAGTATACAGTGTCGGATGTGAAAAGTTTGATGGACAACTACCAGGAACATTGGAAGCCCACAGCTCATGGTGTGAGTTGTCTCTACCTGTCTCAGTTCAACACGGACACAGAAGATTCCAATACAGTTATCTCCTACAAATG TGACAAGTGTAAACACCCTCTAACAGAGAAGAATGGCTACCTGTGTTCTAATGTGGACTGCTGTGATGGGACTTTGTCCTTGTTTGAGACCTCTGACCCCCCAGAACTAGACAGAGCAGAGCTAGAGTACAGGATACCTGTCTCCCTGACCGACCACACAGGCTCACTGGAGCACTGTTACCTGTACGGGAGTGTGGCAGAACACCTAATGGGAATCAAG GttgaaaattttctgaaaatggATTTAGAAAATCGCACTCGAATTAAATGGAGGTTTCTAATGGAAAGATGCAAAGTTTACTTCAAG GTGTACAGAAGTAACAAGGACGGAGGGCGAGCAGTCATTCAGATTATGTCATGTTCACTGGCACATCCTCAAGACATCATCAGTTTGTAA
- the LOC128167561 gene encoding protein Njmu-R1-like encodes MTEEGADGDEHKYFYALYSYSSQSSQDETGDNQQLAESNGFSLTHVMSDLPEATENHLSQFLFSKISKGQLYNDSGSISSFTFREEEKDTEMSCYYCKLRGADTVNVDINVGQGDFNDSREPRAHVLCFLTPHSNMLDHFRHELDMYALGLFKFLEQDNETQAKVYLEKWAYETTEFLCRSLKLLGQDVKYLMYAALRDAQLVFEGVDNSVQQDLLQFVKSCSLGDMLRQTESPLSGSLDMLTDLTPQSLDSKKKTIQVKTDSGQFKFLPEYCTKFCEDWSQSVNSLSRGHPGLIKQVIEAGKLKYTQSINTLKRLMMQAENDYYALYRAYMFLKNSGNCEILLNCAHLELQSETYNVFRCLEEFVSETGVS; translated from the exons ATGACGGAAGAGGGGGCAGATGGAGATgagcataaatatttttacgCTCTTTATTCCTATAGCTCCCAAAG TTCCCAAGACGAGACAGGGGACAACCAACAATTGGCTGAAAGCAATGGGTTTAG TTTGACACATGTGATGAGTGACCTACCAGAGGCTACAGAAAATCATTTGTCCCAGTTTTTGTTCAGTAAAATTTCCAAGGGTCAGCTTTACAATGATTCTGGCAGCATTTCATCTTTTACATTCAG GGAAGAAGAAAAAGATACAGAGATGTCTTGTTACTACTGTAAGCTAAGAGGTGCTGATACAGTGAATGTAGACATCAATGTTGGGCAGGGAGACTTCAATGACAGCCGAGAGCCCAGGGCACATGTCCTGTGCTTCCTCACTCCACACAGCAATATGTTGGATCA TTTCCGACATGAATTGGATATGTATGCGCTGGGACTCTTTAAATTCTTGGAACAAGAT aatgagACTCAGGCAAAGGTTTACCTTGAGAAATGGGCTTATGAAACAACGGAGTTCCTCTGTAGAAGTCTTAAACTGCTTGGTCAGGATGTCAAGTATCTGATGTATGCT GCCCTAAGAGACGCCCAACTGGTTTTTGAAGGAGTGGATAACAGTGTACAGCAAGATTTGCTCCA GTTTGTGAAGTCCTGTAGCCTGGGGGACATGCTGAGACAGACAGAGAGCCCTCTGTCAGGAAGCCTGGATATGTTGACCGACCTCACCCCTCAGAGCCTGGACAGTAAGAAGAAGACCATCCAGGTCAAAACTGACAGTGGGCAATTCAAATTCCTGCCAGAAT ATTGTACAAAATTCTGTGAGGACTGGAGTCAGTCTGTGAATAGTTTGAGTAGAGGACATCCAGGGCTCATTAAACAGGTCATAGAAGCAGGGAAATTAAAG TATACACAGAGTATCAACACATTAAAGAGGTTGATGATGCAGGCTGAAAATGACTATTATGCATTATACAG GGCATACATGTTCCTTAAGAACTCTGGAAACTGTGAGATTCTTCTAAACTGTGCACACCTGGAGTTGCAGTCTGAGACATACAATGTGTTCCGGTGTCTGGAGGAGTTTGTGAGTGAGACGGGAGTGAGTTAG